TCTCATTATGGGCGGTGGCGAGTCAATCCGCCGAAGTTGGATCGACGAGGGCGATGTCTACGCGCAGACACAACAAAGCCCAATCCGGTGATGGAATCGGCTCCAGCGACAGACGTTTGTCCGTCGCATGAGGTGCGGGCAACGATGCAGCGCAGCATCCCCTATGGCGGCAGCACGGTTTCCGTCTCGATTCCCGACACAGTTTCCGTCGCGCGATTTGTCCCGCCTCAGGCGGACAACGCCGACTCCCGGCAAATCCTGCAACGGGCGCTGAACAACCCGCTGGGCGCCCCGTCACTGGAACAGTTCGTTGCGGGTGCACGATCGATTCTCGTGGTGGTCAATGATGCGACGCGTCCGACGCCGACCGCGCAGCTTTTGGATCACATCCTGCCCGCGCTCTCCGCTGTGCCGGAGTGGACGATCATCACGGCCACCGGACTGCACCGTGCACCGACCGAGCCGGAGATACGCGGCATCCTGGGATCGCACTGTGATTCGACGCGCGCGCGATTTCTCATCCACGATGGACGCGACACCGCGACGTTGGTCCGGATCGGCAAGGGGGAGAAGTCTGTATTACTCAACAGAAGGCTGATCAATGCCGATCGCGTCATTGTCCTGACCTCGGTCGAGCCCCATTTCTTCGCGGGGTATAGCGGCGGACGCAAATCGTTGGTCCCCGGTTTGGCCGGGGCCGACACCGTGGAACGTTCCCATGCCGGCGCCATGTCGCCCCTGGCGCTGCCGTTGAATCTCGATGGCAACCCCGTGCGCGGGTACATCGTTCGCGCATCGGCTGTGATTCCATCAGCGCGGCTGTGGTCGGTGCAAGTCGTGCAGGACAGCCACGGACAAATAGCGGGAGCA
This genomic interval from Candidatus Zixiibacteriota bacterium contains the following:
- the larA gene encoding nickel-dependent lactate racemase produces the protein MQRSIPYGGSTVSVSIPDTVSVARFVPPQADNADSRQILQRALNNPLGAPSLEQFVAGARSILVVVNDATRPTPTAQLLDHILPALSAVPEWTIITATGLHRAPTEPEIRGILGSHCDSTRARFLIHDGRDTATLVRIGKGEKSVLLNRRLINADRVIVLTSVEPHFFAGYSGGRKSLVPGLAGADTVERSHAGAMSPLALPLNLDGNPVRGYIVRASAVIPSARLWSVQVVQDSHGQIAGAFAGDIDASFVAAAGMARRYYAVPVPRLYDVIIVAVGPPLDLNLYQAQKGWEGVAAAVRDGGVVIVASECAEGIGSRFYEDLVRRHPNPDDWPALADWPYTLGLHKLVRMGRARKRFRLCLASGLTAQQVAPFGYEPFAQLQDAVDAALSHVGRASSHLAIVENGALTTLVPPTSAFVS